A genomic segment from Lutibacter sp. A80 encodes:
- a CDS encoding zinc-dependent metalloprotease produces MTHKFFTTLLTLLLIVGVSSQADAQRKKKKEQEAAAAKASAAATPKSKKGDILPYGKVITKDAKTDEGLFKVHFVDDKYLFEIPDSLLNREMLMVTRIAKNTSNNNSFGGQKANTKVLRWQKKGKQILLRVVSHNVVADENLPVHEAVVNSNFEPVLYTFPIKAISEDKTATVIDVTDLYATDVKALGLPDRVRKGYKITRLDTQKSFIDSIKSYPLNIESRHVKTYSAGAPPSNSSTGTVSVEMSNSMILLPKVPMKRRIFDERVGWFTSSQIDYGSEAQKSERVTYLDRWRLEVKDEDIEKFKRGELVEPKKQIVYYIDRATPEKWRPFIKQGIEDWQVAFEAAGFKNAIIAKDAPTKEEDPEWSPEDVRYSVVRYLASPIPNANGPHVSDPRSGEILESDINWYHNVMSLLQGWFFVQTAAINPEAQKVGFKDEVMGELIKFVSSHEVGHTLGLPHNMGSSSAYPVDSLRSATFTKKYGTAPSIMDYARFNYVAQPGDKDVAMMPNIGVYDKYSMKWGYRPILEAETPEDEKEILDSWILEHAGDPLYRFGKQQRSVIDPSSQTEDLGDDAIKASAYGISNLKIIMTNLVDWTSKKGENYDDLSEMYGHVISQFNRYMGHVSSNIGGVYEDYKTSDQEGLVYTHVDKDHQKNSLKFVIDQLFETPTWLIDKEIIGKTENSGNMELISGMQSRTLNNILNLSRMNRMIENETLNGSEAYSLISMMSDLRNGIWTELKSGRSIDTYRRNLQRAHIEQLGSLMNANDIKSGRGASSVTVKQSDIVPIVRGELNRIKRDAKRVANAAPNTITRYHLQDITERIDAILDPK; encoded by the coding sequence ATGACCCACAAATTTTTTACCACACTGTTAACACTCTTATTAATAGTGGGTGTTTCTTCTCAAGCTGATGCACAGAGAAAGAAAAAAAAAGAACAAGAAGCTGCTGCTGCTAAAGCTAGTGCCGCTGCAACACCAAAGTCCAAAAAAGGCGATATACTTCCTTACGGAAAAGTAATTACCAAAGATGCAAAAACCGATGAAGGTTTATTCAAAGTCCATTTTGTAGATGATAAATACCTATTTGAAATCCCAGATTCTTTATTAAATAGAGAAATGTTAATGGTTACTAGAATAGCAAAAAACACTTCTAACAACAATAGTTTTGGAGGACAAAAAGCAAATACAAAAGTATTACGTTGGCAAAAAAAAGGAAAACAAATTTTACTAAGAGTTGTTTCTCATAACGTTGTAGCTGATGAAAACTTACCTGTACACGAAGCTGTTGTAAATTCAAACTTCGAACCAGTACTATATACGTTTCCTATAAAAGCAATATCAGAAGATAAGACAGCTACCGTTATAGATGTTACAGATTTGTATGCAACAGACGTAAAAGCTTTGGGCTTACCTGATCGAGTTCGAAAAGGTTACAAAATTACAAGACTAGATACTCAAAAATCTTTTATTGATAGCATAAAAAGTTATCCTTTAAATATTGAAAGTAGACATGTAAAAACATATAGTGCAGGTGCACCTCCATCAAACTCTAGCACTGGAACTGTATCTGTAGAAATGAGTAACTCTATGATTTTACTTCCTAAAGTACCAATGAAAAGAAGAATTTTTGACGAACGTGTTGGTTGGTTTACTTCTAGCCAAATAGATTATGGTTCTGAAGCTCAAAAAAGTGAAAGAGTTACTTACTTAGATCGTTGGAGACTAGAAGTTAAAGATGAAGATATTGAAAAATTTAAACGTGGTGAATTAGTTGAACCAAAAAAACAAATAGTTTACTATATAGATAGAGCTACTCCAGAAAAATGGAGACCTTTTATTAAGCAAGGTATTGAAGATTGGCAAGTAGCATTCGAAGCAGCTGGATTTAAAAATGCAATTATAGCAAAAGATGCACCTACTAAAGAAGAAGACCCTGAATGGAGCCCTGAAGATGTACGTTATTCTGTAGTACGTTATTTAGCATCTCCAATACCAAATGCAAACGGACCGCACGTAAGTGACCCAAGATCGGGTGAAATTTTAGAATCAGATATTAACTGGTATCACAACGTAATGAGCTTACTACAAGGTTGGTTCTTTGTGCAAACAGCTGCAATAAATCCAGAAGCACAAAAAGTTGGATTTAAAGACGAAGTAATGGGAGAATTAATCAAATTTGTGTCTTCGCATGAAGTAGGACATACTTTAGGTTTACCACACAATATGGGAAGTAGCTCTGCGTATCCAGTAGATTCCTTACGATCTGCTACTTTTACCAAAAAATATGGTACTGCTCCTTCAATTATGGATTACGCACGTTTTAATTACGTTGCACAACCTGGAGATAAAGATGTTGCAATGATGCCAAACATTGGTGTATATGATAAATATTCAATGAAATGGGGATACCGTCCAATCTTAGAAGCAGAAACTCCTGAAGATGAAAAAGAAATTTTAGATAGTTGGATTTTAGAACATGCTGGTGATCCACTATATAGATTTGGGAAACAACAAAGAAGTGTTATTGACCCTAGCTCTCAAACTGAAGATTTAGGTGATGACGCGATTAAAGCAAGTGCTTATGGTATTTCAAATTTGAAAATTATTATGACAAATTTGGTTGATTGGACTTCTAAAAAAGGTGAAAATTATGATGATTTATCTGAAATGTACGGTCATGTAATTTCGCAATTTAACAGATATATGGGACACGTTTCTTCAAACATTGGTGGTGTTTATGAAGATTACAAAACTTCAGATCAAGAAGGTTTGGTATATACACATGTTGATAAAGACCATCAAAAAAATAGTTTGAAATTTGTAATAGACCAATTATTTGAAACACCTACTTGGTTAATTGATAAAGAAATTATTGGAAAAACTGAGAACTCTGGTAATATGGAACTTATTTCAGGTATGCAATCTAGAACCTTAAATAATATTTTAAATTTAAGCAGAATGAATCGAATGATTGAAAATGAAACTTTAAACGGTTCAGAAGCTTATTCTTTAATTTCTATGATGAGTGACTTAAGAAATGGAATTTGGACAGAATTAAAATCTGGAAGAAGTATTGATACTTACAGAAGAAATTTACAAAGAGCACATATAGAACAATTGGGAAGCTTAATGAACGCTAATGATATAAAAAGTGGACGAGGCGCTTCTTCTGTTACTGTAAAACAATCGGATATTGTTCCAATTGTAAGAGGTGAATTAAATAGAATTAAAAGAGATGCTAAAAGAGTTGCTAATGCTGCTCCAAATACAATTACAAGATATCATTTACAAGATATTACAGAACGTATTGATGCTATTTTAGATCCTAAATAA
- a CDS encoding M3 family metallopeptidase produces MTDTNILLQEWAGPYGGVPAFDKMNLADIKPAIEKGMELKLQEIDEITANTDAPTFENTIVPLEKSGEALDRVFKYYGIWSSNISSPEFRAIQSEMAPIMSEFNSKISQNSELFKRIKTVYNNSLKTPLEADQQRVIQLIYEGFAMDGAELDAEKKARYAAINKELSSLYTNFSNNILADEENYVVYLTKDQLGGLSEGMIKSMAKIASDKGQEGKYAVPNTRSYMDPFLTYSTERQLRKQVWNNYYSRGDNADEFDNNENVAKILKLRKERVGLLGYDNFGDWRLQNRMAKTPENAMNLMNAVWPAAIARVKEEVADMQAVANANGDNITIEPWDYRFYAEKVRQQKYNLDSDEVKQYLQLDKLTEALFFVASELFNYNFTPVPEGSVPVFHEDVKVWEVTDKTTGKHIGLWYLDPFARPGKRSGAWATTYRSHTTFNGEKTVLASNNSNFVKPAAGEALLVSWDDATTFLHEFGHALHFFSSNVKYPTLNGGVRDYTEFQSQVLERWLSTDKVINQFLVHHKTGEAIPQNLVQKIKKAATFNQGFATTEYLASAIMDMKLHLADPTNIDIDAFEKETLEAMDMPKELVMRHRTPHFGHVFSGEGYATAYYGYMWADVLTADAAEAFAEAPNGFYDKELAEKMVKYLFAPRNSMDPADAYRLFRGRDAKIDALMRDRGFPVSKN; encoded by the coding sequence ATGACAGACACTAATATATTATTACAAGAATGGGCAGGACCGTACGGAGGTGTACCTGCTTTTGATAAAATGAACCTTGCAGATATTAAACCTGCAATTGAAAAAGGTATGGAGTTAAAACTTCAAGAAATTGATGAAATTACAGCAAATACAGATGCTCCTACATTCGAAAACACAATTGTACCTCTAGAAAAATCAGGAGAAGCCTTAGACAGAGTATTTAAATATTATGGAATTTGGAGTTCAAATATTTCATCTCCAGAGTTTAGAGCTATTCAAAGTGAAATGGCTCCAATTATGTCTGAATTCAATTCTAAAATCTCACAAAATTCTGAACTATTTAAACGTATTAAAACCGTTTATAACAACTCCTTAAAAACTCCATTAGAAGCCGACCAACAACGCGTTATTCAACTTATTTATGAAGGTTTTGCAATGGACGGCGCAGAATTAGACGCTGAAAAAAAAGCACGTTACGCTGCTATTAATAAAGAACTTTCTTCATTATATACTAATTTCTCTAATAACATTTTAGCCGATGAAGAAAATTACGTAGTTTATTTAACTAAAGATCAATTAGGTGGCTTATCTGAAGGGATGATAAAATCTATGGCTAAAATTGCCTCAGACAAAGGTCAAGAAGGAAAATATGCAGTTCCAAATACACGCTCCTACATGGATCCGTTCTTAACCTATTCAACCGAAAGACAATTGCGCAAACAAGTTTGGAACAACTACTACTCAAGAGGTGATAATGCCGATGAATTTGATAATAATGAAAATGTTGCTAAAATTCTAAAACTTAGAAAAGAACGTGTTGGATTATTAGGTTACGATAATTTTGGAGATTGGCGTTTACAAAACAGAATGGCAAAAACGCCTGAAAATGCTATGAATTTAATGAATGCAGTTTGGCCAGCAGCCATTGCAAGAGTTAAAGAAGAAGTTGCAGATATGCAAGCAGTTGCAAATGCAAATGGAGATAATATTACTATAGAACCTTGGGATTACCGTTTCTATGCAGAAAAAGTGCGTCAACAAAAATACAATTTAGATTCAGACGAAGTAAAGCAATACTTACAGTTAGATAAATTAACTGAAGCGTTATTTTTTGTAGCAAGCGAATTATTTAATTATAATTTTACACCTGTTCCTGAAGGAAGCGTTCCTGTATTTCATGAAGATGTAAAAGTTTGGGAAGTAACAGATAAAACTACCGGAAAACATATTGGCTTATGGTATTTAGACCCATTTGCAAGACCTGGAAAACGTTCTGGAGCTTGGGCAACAACCTACAGAAGTCATACTACTTTTAATGGCGAAAAAACGGTATTAGCTTCTAATAACTCTAACTTTGTTAAACCTGCTGCAGGTGAAGCTTTATTGGTCTCTTGGGATGATGCAACTACATTTTTACACGAATTTGGACATGCATTGCATTTCTTTTCTTCAAATGTAAAATACCCAACTTTAAATGGTGGAGTTAGAGATTATACCGAATTCCAATCGCAAGTTCTAGAACGTTGGTTATCTACAGATAAAGTAATCAATCAGTTTTTAGTGCATCATAAAACTGGCGAAGCAATTCCTCAAAATTTAGTTCAAAAAATTAAAAAAGCCGCTACATTTAATCAAGGATTTGCAACCACAGAATATTTAGCTTCGGCTATAATGGATATGAAACTTCATTTAGCAGATCCAACAAATATAGATATTGATGCTTTTGAAAAAGAAACTTTAGAAGCTATGGATATGCCTAAAGAATTAGTTATGCGCCATAGAACACCACATTTTGGACATGTTTTTTCAGGTGAAGGTTATGCAACAGCTTATTACGGATATATGTGGGCTGATGTTTTAACAGCTGATGCAGCAGAAGCATTTGCAGAAGCTCCAAATGGATTTTACGATAAAGAATTAGCCGAAAAAATGGTAAAATACTTATTTGCCCCTAGAAACTCTATGGACCCAGCAGATGCTTACAGACTATTTAGAGGTAGAGATGCTAAAATAGATGCATTAATGAGAGATAGAGGTTTTCCAGTTTCAAAAAATTAA
- a CDS encoding DM13 domain-containing protein: MKKIVVLMLFVITFSNCSENNDEMDVIEVRIENEENNLNEENTTNEPTLIMGDFIDGAHPTSGKASVNSEKSVLSFSNFKTDSGPKLLVYLTTDVNASEYIDLGDLKGISGDFTYNIPKNTDISKYNIVNIWCVDFSVSFGTAVLK; the protein is encoded by the coding sequence ATGAAAAAAATTGTTGTATTAATGCTTTTTGTAATAACATTTAGCAATTGTTCAGAAAATAACGATGAAATGGATGTTATTGAAGTGCGTATAGAAAATGAAGAAAACAATCTAAATGAAGAAAATACTACAAATGAACCCACTTTAATAATGGGTGATTTTATTGATGGGGCACATCCAACTTCCGGAAAAGCATCTGTAAATTCAGAAAAATCAGTTTTATCATTTTCAAATTTTAAAACAGATAGTGGGCCTAAATTATTAGTTTATTTAACAACTGATGTTAATGCTAGTGAATATATAGATTTAGGGGATTTAAAAGGAATTTCAGGAGATTTTACGTATAATATTCCTAAGAATACAGATATTTCAAAATATAATATAGTGAATATTTGGTGTGTAGATTTTTCTGTTAGTTTTGGAACAGCAGTTTTAAAATAA
- a CDS encoding Zn-dependent hydrolase: MKKIATLIILTILFSCKEEKEARKPIKQVTVEGKLTEMNKNLDKYVSFKLTSDLSVLTENQQKMLPLLIKAADKMNALFWYQAYGEKEELLARIDDAETKKFAEINYGPWDRLNGNKSFVEEIGEKPLGANYYPVDMTKEEFEAFSDVNKSSLYTFIRRNEEGSLKTIWYHQQFEKEVKEVSSLLLEASKLAENEGLKNYLELRAQAFLNDDYQASDFAWMDMKTNTLDIVIGPIETYEDQLFGNKASYEAYVLIKDQEWSKKLEKFAQFLPELQKGLPVDEAYKTETPGTDSDLNAYDVVYYAGDCNSGGKTIAINLPNDEEVQLQKGTRRLQLKNAMRAKFDKILIPIADKIIDESQRKHITFDAFFANTMFHEVAHGLGIKNTINGKGTVRSSLKELASALEEGKADILGLYMVQQLHKKGEIDGDIKDYMTTFMAGIFRSVRFGASSAHGKANMIRFNFFKEKDAFTKNEDGTYKVNYDKMQTAMEELSTIILTLQGNGDYNGVAKLVAEKGIISEDLQKDLDLLSEQNIPVDVVFEQGLTALELQE; this comes from the coding sequence ATGAAAAAAATAGCAACACTAATTATTTTAACAATTTTGTTTTCTTGTAAAGAAGAGAAAGAAGCGCGTAAGCCAATAAAGCAAGTTACAGTTGAAGGAAAATTAACTGAAATGAATAAAAATTTAGATAAATATGTGTCATTTAAATTAACTTCAGATTTAAGTGTTTTAACCGAAAATCAGCAAAAAATGTTGCCATTATTAATAAAGGCTGCAGATAAAATGAATGCACTTTTTTGGTATCAAGCATATGGAGAAAAAGAAGAATTATTAGCTAGAATAGATGATGCTGAAACTAAAAAATTTGCTGAAATAAACTATGGACCTTGGGATCGGTTAAATGGAAATAAATCTTTTGTTGAAGAAATAGGAGAAAAGCCTCTAGGTGCAAATTATTATCCTGTAGATATGACAAAAGAAGAGTTTGAAGCCTTTTCCGATGTAAATAAATCTAGTTTATACACTTTTATAAGAAGAAATGAAGAAGGAAGTTTAAAAACTATATGGTATCACCAACAATTTGAAAAGGAAGTAAAAGAAGTTTCAAGCTTATTATTAGAAGCTTCAAAATTAGCTGAAAATGAAGGTCTTAAGAATTATTTAGAATTACGTGCACAAGCTTTTTTAAATGATGATTATCAGGCAAGTGATTTTGCTTGGATGGATATGAAAACAAATACGCTAGATATTGTTATTGGTCCTATTGAAACGTATGAAGATCAATTGTTTGGAAACAAAGCATCATACGAAGCATATGTGTTGATAAAAGATCAAGAATGGAGTAAAAAATTAGAAAAATTTGCACAGTTTTTACCAGAATTACAAAAAGGATTACCTGTTGATGAAGCATACAAAACAGAAACACCTGGTACAGATTCTGATTTAAATGCTTATGATGTTGTCTATTATGCTGGTGATTGTAATTCTGGAGGTAAAACCATAGCTATTAACCTTCCAAATGATGAAGAAGTTCAATTGCAAAAAGGAACAAGAAGATTACAACTAAAAAATGCAATGCGTGCAAAATTTGATAAAATATTAATTCCAATTGCTGATAAAATTATTGATGAAAGTCAACGTAAGCACATTACTTTCGATGCATTTTTTGCCAATACAATGTTTCATGAGGTTGCCCATGGTTTGGGAATAAAAAATACCATTAATGGTAAAGGAACAGTAAGGAGCTCTTTAAAAGAATTAGCTTCTGCATTAGAAGAGGGGAAAGCTGATATTTTAGGATTGTATATGGTGCAGCAATTACATAAAAAAGGAGAAATTGATGGAGATATAAAAGATTATATGACCACTTTTATGGCTGGAATTTTTAGATCTGTTCGTTTTGGTGCTTCAAGTGCACACGGAAAAGCAAATATGATTCGTTTTAATTTTTTCAAAGAAAAAGATGCATTTACAAAAAATGAAGATGGAACTTATAAAGTTAATTACGATAAAATGCAAACAGCTATGGAAGAGTTGTCAACTATTATTTTAACCTTACAAGGTAATGGAGATTATAACGGTGTTGCTAAATTAGTAGCTGAAAAAGGAATTATATCAGAAGATTTACAAAAGGATTTAGATCTGTTAAGTGAACAAAATATTCCTGTAGATGTTGTTTTTGAACAAGGTTTAACGGCTTTAGAATTACAAGAGTAA
- a CDS encoding O-acetylhomoserine aminocarboxypropyltransferase/cysteine synthase family protein, which yields MSTQKISTQALHAGHDTTKNGGTRAVPIYQSTSYVFNNTEHAANLFSLKELGFIYARLNNPTNDILQQRLAAVEGGIGAVVFASGTSAISTGLLTLLKSGDHIVASSSLYGGTYTLLNVTLPRLGITTTFVDASNPDSFKDAVQENTRAFFVESLGNPKLDVLDLEAIAAHSKEAGVPFIVDNTVATPALLNPIKHGANLVIHSLTKYIGGQGNSLGGAIIDAGTFDWTNGKFPEFTEPSAGYHGLVYSEALGAAAFTFKLILEGLRDFGGALSPFNAFQIIQGLETLPVRIKQHSANALELAKWLESREEVAWVNYPGLESNKYNALAKKYLPKGQSGLVTFGVKGGFEAAKKVTDATEIFSLLANIGDTKSLIIHPASTTHQQLTVEQQASAGVAQDLIRLSVGLEDIEDLKGDLEQAFKKIVD from the coding sequence ATGAGTACTCAAAAAATTTCAACACAAGCTTTACACGCAGGACACGATACAACAAAAAATGGAGGTACAAGAGCAGTTCCTATTTATCAATCAACTTCGTATGTTTTTAATAATACAGAACATGCTGCAAATTTATTTTCCTTAAAAGAGTTAGGCTTTATTTATGCTAGGTTAAATAATCCAACAAATGATATTTTACAACAACGTTTAGCTGCTGTAGAAGGAGGAATTGGAGCAGTTGTATTTGCCTCTGGAACTTCAGCAATTTCAACAGGGTTGTTAACATTATTAAAATCTGGAGATCATATTGTAGCATCAAGTAGTTTATATGGGGGTACATACACACTTTTAAATGTTACTTTGCCAAGATTAGGAATTACAACAACCTTTGTAGATGCATCAAACCCAGATAGTTTTAAAGATGCAGTACAAGAAAATACAAGAGCATTTTTTGTTGAATCTTTAGGAAATCCAAAATTAGATGTATTGGATTTAGAAGCTATTGCAGCGCATTCAAAAGAAGCGGGTGTACCATTTATAGTAGACAATACAGTTGCAACTCCAGCCTTGTTAAATCCAATTAAGCATGGAGCAAATTTGGTAATACATTCATTAACAAAATATATTGGTGGACAAGGAAATTCTTTAGGAGGAGCTATTATTGATGCTGGAACTTTTGATTGGACCAATGGAAAATTCCCTGAATTTACGGAACCATCTGCAGGTTATCATGGGTTAGTATATAGTGAAGCTTTAGGTGCTGCAGCATTTACTTTTAAATTAATTTTAGAAGGTTTACGTGATTTTGGTGGAGCTTTAAGTCCGTTTAATGCATTTCAAATTATACAAGGGTTGGAAACTTTACCTGTTCGTATTAAACAACACAGTGCAAATGCATTAGAATTAGCAAAATGGTTAGAAAGTAGAGAAGAAGTAGCTTGGGTAAATTATCCAGGTTTAGAAAGTAATAAGTACAATGCATTGGCTAAAAAATATTTGCCAAAAGGACAAAGTGGATTGGTTACTTTTGGTGTAAAAGGAGGTTTTGAAGCTGCTAAAAAAGTAACAGATGCAACTGAAATATTTTCACTACTTGCAAATATTGGAGATACAAAATCATTAATTATACACCCAGCAAGTACAACACACCAACAATTAACTGTTGAACAACAAGCAAGTGCAGGTGTTGCTCAAGATTTAATTAGATTATCTGTAGGTCTTGAAGATATTGAAGATTTAAAAGGAGATTTAGAACAAGCTTTCAAAAAAATAGTAGATTAA
- a CDS encoding carboxypeptidase-like regulatory domain-containing protein codes for MRNKNILLKKIFNRVFTFIFIAVIGFQNTSYSNNLIVNDSILFKQFKGKVIDSKTKKPLIFATLLVNNTNISSITNTQGEFQLKIPTIYSTNKVTVSFLGYTSKIIDFNNLNEDKIVIKLDTHIEELSEIKINIEDADSLIREMLKNRENNYLDFPTSMTAFYRETIKKRRSYVSLSEAVIEINKQSYIKSKNDLIKLYKARKSTDYNKLDTITMKLKGGPSSSLKIDVMKNTFAFFGATVFDRYDFKFDTSTKINNRPVYVVNFKQKKHIKDPFYYGKLYIDANTYALISTKFHLNLDDKQKASRLFVVKKPNKATVIPTEVTYHINYRTKNGKWHFGYSRIELGFKIDYDKRLFNSVYNIIMETAVTNWKKITDNTIKYKERLKPSVILSDEAQGFSDPEFWGEFNVIEPEKPIENAIKKIQKQLEKNNRD; via the coding sequence ATGAGAAACAAAAACATTTTACTTAAAAAAATATTTAATAGAGTTTTTACTTTTATTTTCATAGCTGTAATTGGGTTTCAAAATACTAGTTATTCAAATAATTTAATTGTAAATGATTCAATATTATTTAAGCAGTTTAAAGGAAAGGTAATAGATAGCAAAACAAAAAAACCATTGATTTTCGCTACCCTTTTGGTTAACAACACAAACATAAGTTCAATTACAAATACCCAAGGTGAATTTCAATTAAAAATTCCAACTATTTATAGTACTAATAAAGTTACAGTTTCTTTTTTAGGGTATACAAGTAAAATAATAGATTTTAACAATTTAAATGAAGACAAAATTGTAATTAAACTTGACACCCATATTGAAGAACTTTCCGAAATTAAAATAAACATTGAAGATGCAGATTCACTAATACGTGAAATGCTTAAAAATAGGGAAAACAATTATTTAGATTTCCCTACATCTATGACTGCTTTTTATAGAGAAACTATTAAAAAAAGAAGAAGCTATGTTTCGCTTTCTGAAGCTGTAATTGAAATTAACAAACAATCGTATATAAAATCTAAAAACGATTTAATTAAACTTTATAAGGCTCGTAAAAGCACCGATTATAATAAACTAGACACCATTACTATGAAATTAAAAGGAGGTCCTTCAAGTTCCTTAAAAATTGATGTAATGAAAAACACATTTGCTTTTTTTGGAGCTACTGTTTTTGATAGATATGATTTCAAATTTGACACTTCCACCAAAATTAACAATCGTCCTGTTTACGTTGTAAATTTTAAACAAAAAAAACATATTAAAGATCCTTTTTACTATGGTAAATTATATATTGATGCCAATACCTATGCATTAATTAGCACTAAATTTCACTTAAATCTAGATGACAAACAAAAAGCCAGTCGTTTATTTGTTGTTAAAAAACCTAATAAAGCAACAGTAATCCCTACAGAGGTTACCTACCACATTAATTACAGAACAAAAAATGGAAAATGGCATTTTGGATACAGCAGAATTGAACTAGGATTTAAAATAGATTATGACAAACGTCTATTTAACTCTGTATATAATATAATTATGGAAACCGCAGTTACAAATTGGAAAAAAATTACAGACAATACCATTAAATATAAAGAGCGGTTAAAACCATCTGTAATTTTAAGCGATGAAGCTCAAGGCTTTTCAGACCCAGAGTTTTGGGGTGAATTTAATGTTATTGAACCAGAAAAACCAATTGAAAACGCCATTAAAAAAATTCAGAAACAATTAGAAAAAAATAATCGTGATTAA
- the metK gene encoding methionine adenosyltransferase has product MSYLFTSESVSEGHPDKVSDQISDALVDNFLAFDSNSKVACETLVTTGQVVLAGEVKSNTYLDVQKIARDVINNIGYTKGEYMFDGNSCGVLSAIHEQSQDINQGVDRATKEEQGAGDQGMMFGYATNETENLMPLALDLSHRILHELAALRRENNEITYLRPDSKSQVTIEYTDDNVPFRIKDIVVSTQHDQFLEDDTEMLAKIKADVINILIPRVIAKLPASIQALFNDSIVYHVNPTGKFVIGGPHGDTGLTGRKIIVDTYGGKGAHGGGAFSGKDPSKVDRSAAYATRHIAKNLVAAGVADEILIQVSYAIGVAEPMGIYVNTYGTSNIDKADGEIAEIVSTLFDMRPAAIEKRLKLRQPMYLETAAYGHMGRENRIVNKTFTNVDGSEVSLDVELFTWEKLDYVAKIKEAFNI; this is encoded by the coding sequence ATGTCATATTTATTCACATCAGAATCTGTATCCGAAGGTCATCCAGACAAAGTCTCAGATCAAATTTCAGATGCATTAGTCGATAACTTTTTAGCTTTTGATTCAAATTCAAAAGTTGCTTGTGAAACATTAGTAACTACAGGTCAGGTTGTATTAGCTGGAGAAGTAAAATCTAATACGTATTTAGATGTTCAAAAAATAGCAAGAGATGTTATTAATAACATTGGATACACCAAAGGAGAATATATGTTTGATGGAAATTCTTGTGGAGTTTTATCTGCAATCCACGAACAGTCTCAAGATATTAATCAAGGTGTTGATAGAGCTACAAAAGAAGAACAAGGAGCTGGTGACCAAGGTATGATGTTTGGTTACGCAACCAACGAAACTGAAAATTTAATGCCATTGGCTTTAGATTTGAGTCACAGAATTTTACACGAATTAGCCGCTTTAAGAAGAGAAAATAACGAAATTACGTATTTACGTCCAGACTCTAAAAGCCAGGTTACTATTGAATATACCGATGATAATGTACCTTTTAGAATTAAAGATATTGTAGTTTCAACACAACACGATCAATTTTTAGAAGACGACACTGAAATGTTAGCCAAAATTAAGGCAGATGTTATCAATATTTTAATACCAAGAGTAATTGCAAAATTACCAGCATCAATCCAAGCATTATTTAATGACAGTATTGTGTACCATGTTAATCCTACAGGAAAATTTGTAATTGGTGGACCACACGGTGATACCGGTTTAACAGGACGAAAAATTATTGTAGATACTTACGGTGGAAAAGGAGCTCACGGTGGTGGTGCTTTCTCAGGAAAAGATCCAAGTAAAGTAGATAGAAGTGCCGCATATGCAACACGCCATATTGCTAAAAACCTAGTTGCAGCAGGTGTTGCAGATGAGATTTTAATTCAGGTTTCTTATGCTATTGGTGTTGCAGAACCTATGGGAATTTACGTAAACACTTACGGAACTTCAAATATTGATAAAGCCGATGGAGAAATTGCTGAAATCGTATCCACACTTTTTGATATGAGACCTGCAGCAATTGAAAAACGTTTAAAATTACGCCAACCAATGTATTTAGAAACAGCTGCTTACGGACATATGGGAAGAGAAAACCGTATTGTAAATAAAACATTTACAAATGTTGATGGCTCTGAAGTTTCTTTAGATGTTGAATTATTCACTTGGGAAAAATTAGATTATGTAGCTAAAATTAAAGAAGCTTTTAATATTTAA